GCCCACCCCGGAGATCAGGGTCTGGTCGAGCAGCGCCCGCTTCACCTCGGTCCGCCGCCGGCGCAGCGCCGCCACGAAGGCGTCGTCGGAGAACTCCGGGTCCATCGGGTCCCGGGCGATGTGGGCGATCTCGGCGGGCAGCTCCGCGCCGCCCTCGGAGACCGAGAGGCCGCCGAACGTGCGCTGGTCGACGAAGCGCAGCTCCGGACCGTCGTCGGCGAACCGGAACCGGACCCGCAGGTGCAGCTCGTCGGCCGCCCCGACCGGCTGGAGCAGCAGCTGGCCGGACATGCCGAGGTGGCCGATCAGGGCGTCCCCGCTGTCCAGCGGCAGCCACAGGTACTTGCCGCGGCGCCGGACGTCGGTCACCGTCCGGTCGGCGAGCACGTCGGCGAAGTGCGCGCCGCCCGGGGCGTGCCGGCGTACCGCGCGGGGATGACGCACCTCGACCGTGGTGATCCGCCGGCCGGTGACCCACTGGGCCAGGCCCTGCCGGACCGTCTCGACCTCGGGCAGCTCAGGCACGGCCGGCGCCCGCCTCGGCGGCGTCCGACTCGGCCTTCGCCTCCTCCTCCGCCTTCGCGGCGGCCTCCGCCTCGGCCTTCGCCGTCGCCTCGGCCTGCTCGGTGAGCATCCGCCAGGCCGACTCGGCGGCCCGCTGCTCGGCTTCCTTCTTGCTGCGGCCGTCCGCGCCGCCGTAGCGGTTGCCGGCCACCACCACCCACGCGGTGAACGTCTTCAGGTGGTCCGGCCCGGTCCCCTCGATCCGGTACTCCGGGACGCCCAGCCCCAGCGCGGCGGTCAGCTCCTGGAGGCTGGTCTTCCAGTCCAGGGCGGCGCCCCGGCCGGCCGACTCGGCCATCAACGGGTCGAAGAGCCGGTGGATCACGATGGCGGCGGTGTCCAGGCCGTACTGGAGGTAGATCGCGCCGAGCAGCGCCTCCAGGGTGTCGGCCAGGATGCTCGCCTTGTCCCGGCCCCCGGTGCTCTCCTCGCCCTTGCCGAGCAGGAGGTAGGCGCCGAGCCCGTCCGGGCCGAGGCCGCGCGCCACGTCGGCGAGGGCCCGCATGTTCACCACGCTGGCCCGCAGCTTGGCGAGCTGCCCTTCGGGCAGGTCCGGGTGGTTCTGGAAGAGCGCGGTGGTGATCACCACCCCGAGCACCGAGTCGCCCAGGAACTCCAGCCGCTCGTTGGTGGGCAGGCCACCGTTCTCGTACGCGTACGAGCGGTGGGTCAGCGCGCGCTCCAGCAGCTCCGGGTCGAGCGACACCCCGAAGGCCGTCTCCAGGTGACCGACGGGAGCCCGTCGCCGCTTGTCGTTCGTCATGGCTTTACCTCGTTGCTGGGTGCGGGATCCTGCGGAATGCCGTCGAGCAGGCCGGAGATCAGATCGGTGGCGCCCCGACGCCACAGGTGGGCGGCGAGGGCGATGCCGGAGGCGACGTCGTCGGGTCGGGCCGCGCCGTGGCACACGACCACCGTGCCGCAGACGCCGAGCAGGGCCGCCGCTCGGGGGGCGCCACCGCTGTCGGGGGGACCGCCGGCCATCGCGTACGCGCCCTCGATCGCCTTGAGCAGCACGTTACCGGTGAACCCGTCGGTGACCACCACGTCGGCGCGCGCGCCGAGGGCGACGTCGTACCCCTCGACCAGGCCGACGTAGCGGGAGCCGCAGGGCAGCGGCACCGCGGCGAGCGCCGGGTCGGCGGCGCGGCGCAGGCGGTCGCCCTTGCCGGCCTCGGTGCCGACGGAGAGGAGGCCGACCCGGGGCGCGGCCACGCCGTGCGCCACCGCGGAATAGGCGGCGCCGAGGACGGCGTGCCGGGCGAGGGTGGCCGCGCGGGGCTCCAGCGAACCGCCGACGTCCAGCAGGACCACCGGACCGGCGACGGCCGGCAGGGTGGCCACCAGGGCGGGTCGGCGTACGCCCGCCCACCGGCCCAGGCCGAGTGCGGCGGCGGTGACGGTCGCGCCGGTCGCGCCGGCCGAGACGAGCGCGTCCGCGAGACCGTCGCGGACGGCGGTGACCGCCGCGCGGACCGTGCTGTGGGCGCGGGCGGCGACGGGGTGATCGCCCATGCCGACGGCGTGGCGCACCGGGCGGACCGAGATCCGGGCGCGTTGCGCCGGTTCGAGGGCGTCGATCAGCCCGCCGGCCACCTCTTCGGGGCCGACGAGCAGCAGATGCAGGTCGGGGTCGGTACGCACCGCACGCAGAGCGCCGTCAACCACGACGGCGGGAGCATCGTCCCCGCCGAGGAGGTCAACGGCGATCCGCGCGGTGCCCGGCTCCGTCGAGGGGTCGACCGCGTCGCGGTCGGCGTCGGAGGGAGCCGGGACACCGGGGGACTGCCAGGGTGCGCGCGCCACCCGACCCGCGGTCGGGGGCGTCACTCGGCGTCCAGGTCAGACCTCGAGGACCTGGCGGCCGTTGTACGTGCCGCAGACGGAGCACGCCGCGTGCGGCAGCTTCGGCGACTTGCACTGCGGGCAGGCCACGGTCGCGACCACGGCCGCCTTCCAGTTCGCCCGGCGGGACCGGGTGTTGCTGCGCGACATCTTGCGCTTGGGGACGGCCACGGTTCCTACTCCTCTGTACGGTTCAGTTGCGACAGGCTCGCCCAACGCGGGTCGATCTCCTGGTGGCTGTGGTCGGCCGGCAGATCGTCCCAGTGCACCCCACACTCGGGGCACAGGCCTGGGCAGTCCTCCCGGCAGAGCGGGTTGGTCGGCAGCTTGAGCACCACCGCGTCCCGCAGCGCCGGTTCCAGGTCGATCAGATCGTCCTGCATCCGGCCCACCTCGTCCTCGTCGGTCGTCTCGTCCGTGGTGCTGTTCTCGTACGCGTACAGCTCCTGGACGTTGACGACCACCGAGTCGTCGATCTCGCGTAGGCAGCGGCCGCACTCGCCCTTGACGGGACCGGTGATGGTCCCGGAGACGAGCACGCCCTCGGACACCGACTCCAACCTCAGGTCGAGGTCGAGGTCCGCGCCTTCCGGCACGCCGATCAACTCCACGCCGAGGTCCGCCGGTGCCGGCACAGCCCGCTTGACCGTACGCAACGCACCAGGGCGGCGCGGCAGGTCCCTCGTGTCGAGGACCAGCGGCGACCTGGGGTTGAGTGATGAAGACGAGTGTTTGGGCATAGTCAGACTCCGGCCGGTGAGAGGCCGACAAAAAAGGTTACCTGGGCGACCACCCGACCGTCGAACCGGGGGCGTCGGGTGCCCCGCCTGTCGGCTGCCGGGGTGCCGCTCAGAAGGGTAGCGGGCGATCCGCCTCGTCGCCCGCGAAGGTGCCGATCTCCCGCAGCGCGTGCATCTTGTCCCGGCCCCGCTCTATCGAGGCGAGCGCCCGGGTGAGGAACTGCTCGAAGTTCGCCAGCGCGGTGTCGACGTAGTCGTCGACCTCCTCCCGCAGGCGCTGCGCCTCGGCGCGGGCCTCGGCGATGATCCGGGCGCCCTCGTGCTCGGCGGAGACCGTGATCTCGTTCACCGACACCAGGCGGGCGTGTTCCGCCTCACCCTCGCTGATGATCCGGTCGGCCTCCCGCTTGCCGGCCTCCATGATCTTGTCGCGCTCCTCCAGGAGGGCGGCGGCACGGCGCAGGTCGGCGGGGAGTTCGGCGCGCAGTTCGTCCAGGACCGCGATCATCTCGCCCCGGTCCACCATGCAGTTGTTGCGCGACATCGGGACGGAGCGGGCCTGCTCCACCATGGCGATCAGTTCGTCGATGCGATCGAGCGGGTCCACCGGTACCTCACTCCTGTCGTTCGTCGGCCGACCTACATGATGCGGGTTACGGCCGGGTTCCCGCTCCACCAATGATGTCGTGCGCGGGCGACAGGTGCCCCATCCGGCCCGGCCCGGCGCGTCGCGCCGGACCGCTGCGGTGGCCGGGTCAGCCGGGCTGCTGCGGCGTCAGCCGGGCCCGGAGCTGCTCGCGCACCAGGTCCGGGACGTGGGAGGAGATGTCTCCGCCCCACTTGGCGACGTCCTTCACCAGGCTGGAGGAGAGGAACGAATAGAGCGGGTTGGTCGGCATGAAGAGGGTCTCCACGCCGGCCAGGCCGATGTTCATCTGCGCCATCTGCAACTCGTAGTCGAAGTCGCTGACCGCCCGCAGGCCCTTGATCAGCACACTCGCCTGCTGG
This genomic interval from Micromonospora sp. CCTCC AA 2012012 contains the following:
- the mutM gene encoding bifunctional DNA-formamidopyrimidine glycosylase/DNA-(apurinic or apyrimidinic site) lyase yields the protein MPELPEVETVRQGLAQWVTGRRITTVEVRHPRAVRRHAPGGAHFADVLADRTVTDVRRRGKYLWLPLDSGDALIGHLGMSGQLLLQPVGAADELHLRVRFRFADDGPELRFVDQRTFGGLSVSEGGAELPAEIAHIARDPMDPEFSDDAFVAALRRRRTEVKRALLDQTLISGVGNIYADEALWRAKLHGARPTDALTAPAARRLLGHVRDVLGEAIKQGGTSFDELYVNVNGESGYFDRSLNAYGREGEPCRRCGAPIRREAFMNRSSFSCPRCQPRPRGTLRG
- the rnc gene encoding ribonuclease III is translated as MTNDKRRRAPVGHLETAFGVSLDPELLERALTHRSYAYENGGLPTNERLEFLGDSVLGVVITTALFQNHPDLPEGQLAKLRASVVNMRALADVARGLGPDGLGAYLLLGKGEESTGGRDKASILADTLEALLGAIYLQYGLDTAAIVIHRLFDPLMAESAGRGAALDWKTSLQELTAALGLGVPEYRIEGTGPDHLKTFTAWVVVAGNRYGGADGRSKKEAEQRAAESAWRMLTEQAEATAKAEAEAAAKAEEEAKAESDAAEAGAGRA
- a CDS encoding phosphate acyltransferase PlsX → MAVDLLGGDDAPAVVVDGALRAVRTDPDLHLLLVGPEEVAGGLIDALEPAQRARISVRPVRHAVGMGDHPVAARAHSTVRAAVTAVRDGLADALVSAGATGATVTAAALGLGRWAGVRRPALVATLPAVAGPVVLLDVGGSLEPRAATLARHAVLGAAYSAVAHGVAAPRVGLLSVGTEAGKGDRLRRAADPALAAVPLPCGSRYVGLVEGYDVALGARADVVVTDGFTGNVLLKAIEGAYAMAGGPPDSGGAPRAAALLGVCGTVVVCHGAARPDDVASGIALAAHLWRRGATDLISGLLDGIPQDPAPSNEVKP
- the rpmF gene encoding 50S ribosomal protein L32; amino-acid sequence: MAVPKRKMSRSNTRSRRANWKAAVVATVACPQCKSPKLPHAACSVCGTYNGRQVLEV
- a CDS encoding YceD family protein; translation: MPKHSSSSLNPRSPLVLDTRDLPRRPGALRTVKRAVPAPADLGVELIGVPEGADLDLDLRLESVSEGVLVSGTITGPVKGECGRCLREIDDSVVVNVQELYAYENSTTDETTDEDEVGRMQDDLIDLEPALRDAVVLKLPTNPLCREDCPGLCPECGVHWDDLPADHSHQEIDPRWASLSQLNRTEE
- a CDS encoding SPFH domain-containing protein, with product MDPLDRIDELIAMVEQARSVPMSRNNCMVDRGEMIAVLDELRAELPADLRRAAALLEERDKIMEAGKREADRIISEGEAEHARLVSVNEITVSAEHEGARIIAEARAEAQRLREEVDDYVDTALANFEQFLTRALASIERGRDKMHALREIGTFAGDEADRPLPF
- the coaD gene encoding pantetheine-phosphate adenylyltransferase produces the protein MRRAVCPGSFDPVTNGHLDIIGRASRLFDEVIVGVLVNQSKSGLFTVEERIEMLREVTSSYDNVRVESFRGLLVDFCRAQQASVLIKGLRAVSDFDYELQMAQMNIGLAGVETLFMPTNPLYSFLSSSLVKDVAKWGGDISSHVPDLVREQLRARLTPQQPG